In one window of Musa acuminata AAA Group cultivar baxijiao chromosome BXJ3-2, Cavendish_Baxijiao_AAA, whole genome shotgun sequence DNA:
- the LOC103976595 gene encoding probable protein phosphatase 2C 8: MASLSLESHTVSLFPLIKFRLPQSRTTGDYHLKPYVSSDPELTVTGRTEKDEFLILASDGLWDVISSEMACWVIGKCLEVLASDGYPCGVANFAAKEAAAVLVRLAISRGSVDNISVVVVKL; this comes from the coding sequence ATGGCTTCTCTGTCGCTTGAGTCACACACAGTAAGTTTATTTCCACTCATCAAATTCCGGCTTCCTCAATCCCGAACTACAGGGGATTACCATCTGAAGCCATACGTCAGCTCCGATCCCGAACTTACGGTGACCGGTCGCACCGAGAAGGATGAGTTCCTGATACTAGCAAGCGACGGGCTGTGGGATGTCATATCGAGCGAGATGGCATGCTGGGTGATCgggaaatgcctcgaggtcttggCATCCGATGGTTATCCGTGTGGAGTGGCTAATTTTGCTGCTAAAGAAGCAGCTGCTGTGTTGGTCAGGCTTGCCATCTCTCGGGGCAGCGTAGACAACATCAGTGTGGTGGTGGTAAAGCTCTAA
- the LOC135631636 gene encoding non-specific lipid-transfer protein 3-like: protein MARLLLLVAILAAAMLRASSYTHTDCGIAQTAFGECVPYVIGKDPSLSDKCCTAVRAIKELIPTVEDRRAICACLVQELKDAGDSVDSSKAKGLAGGCGVSTDVIPTSLSFDCSKIA, encoded by the exons ATGGCTCGTCTCTTGTTGCTCGTAGCGATTCTGGCGGCCGCCATGCTGAGGGCGTCGTCGTACACGCACACGGACTGCGGGATAGCGCAGACGGCGTTCGGTGAATGCGTGCCGTACGTGATCGGGAAAGACCCGTCGCTCTCGGACAAGTGTTGCACCGCCGTCAGGGCCATCAAGGAGCTGATACCCACGGTGGAGGACCGCCGGGCGATCTGTGCATGCCTCGTGCAAGAACTCAAAGATGCCGGAGATTCTGTCGACTCGTCAAAGGCCAAAGGCCTTGCGGGGGGTTGTGGCGTCTCCACTGACGTCATCCCCACCAGCCTCAGCTTTGACTGCTCCAA GATTGCATGA
- the LOC135631637 gene encoding non-specific lipid-transfer protein A-like has product MARLLLLVAILAAAMLRASSDTNTDCGMAQTAFGECVPYVAGKDPSLSHQCCSAVRDIKELTPTAKDRRAICACLVRELKDAGGSVDSSKASGLAGACGVSTNVIPTSLSFHCSK; this is encoded by the coding sequence ATGGCTCGTCTCTTGTTGCTCGTAGCGATTCTGGCGGCCGCCATGCTGAGGGCGTCGTCGGACACAAACACGGACTGCGGGATGGCGCAGACGGCGTTCGGTGAATGCGTGCCGTACGTGGCCGGGAAAGACCCGTCGCTCTCACACCAGTGTTGCAGCGCCGTCAGGGACATCAAGGAGCTGACACCCACGGCGAAGGACCGCCGGGCGATCTGTGCATGCCTCGTGCGAGAACTCAAAGATGCCGGAGGTTCTGTCGACTCGTCGAAGGCCAGCGGCCTTGCGGGGGCTTGCGGCGTCTCCACTAACGTCATCCCCACCAGCCTCAGCTTTCACTGTTCCAAGTAA
- the LOC103976596 gene encoding protein phosphatase 2C 51-like encodes MASATISPVAPPPAAVAPLPLQASRLEPEGPRRQGFLMEAPPRDDNNDNANHHPILSIRRGYRRRHCLPHNPDPAKRIRRAEGESSRSASGTDPLPQDDGSGKIDEKNATDASPLRRASCLQSLAHGSMSVLGRRRDMEDAVTEVTGLAATAAGAGGYAYFAVYDGHGGAMVARACRDRLHVAVAEEVWRRRAAGEGEGPEMWRRALEAGFARVDAEVMEAARAMKKGMVGSTAVVAVVAEKWIVVANCGDSRAVLSRGGVAVPLSIDHKPDRPDELRRVEALGGRILCWDCPRVLGVLSTSRSFGDYLLKPYVSSDPELTVTGRTEKDEFLILASDGLWDVISSEMACRVIGKCLEVLASDGYPCGVANSAAKEAAAVLVRLAISRGSVDNISVVVVKL; translated from the exons ATGGCGAGCGCTACCATCTCACCTGTAGCACCACCACCAGCAGCAGTTGCGCCGCTTCCACTGCAGGCGTCGCGGTTGGAGCCGGAGGGGCCTCGTCGCCAAGGTTTCCTCATGGAAGCGCCTCCCCGAGACGATAACAATGACAACGCCAACCACCACCCTATTCTCTCAATCCGCCGCGGGTATCGGCGCCGCCACTGCCTCCCCCACAACCCCGACCCGGCCAAGCGCATCCGCCGCGCCGAGGGGGAGAGCTCCCGATCCGCCTCCGGCACCGACCCGCTCCCCCAGGATGACGGCTCCGGGAAGATCGACGAGAAGAACGCCACCGACGCCTCGCCGCTGCGCCGCGCGAGTTGCCTGCAATCCCTGGCGCACGGGTCAATGTCGGTGCTGGGGAGGCGGAGGGACATGGAGGACGCGGTGACGGAGGTAACGGGTCTCGCCGCGACGGCGGCGGGGGCGGGCGGGTACGCGTACTTCGCGGTGTACGACGGGCACGGGGGGGCGATGGTGGCGCGGGCGTGCCGCGACAGGCTGCACGTGGCGGTGGCGGAGGAGGTGTGGCGGCGGCGTGCCGCGGGCGAGGGCGAGGGACCCGAGATGTGGAGGCGGGCGCTTGAGGCGGGGTTCGCGAGGGTGGACGCCGAGGTGATGGAGGCCGCCCGGGCGATGAAGAAGGGGATGGTGGGCTCAAcggcggtggtggcggtggtTGCCGAGAAGTGGATCGTGGTGGCCAACTGCGGCGACTCAAGGGCGGTGCTCTCCCGCGGCGGGGTAGCCGTGCCACTGTCAATCGATCACAAG CCTGACAGGCCCGATGAGCTCAGGCGAGTGGAAGCTCTAGGAGGGAGAATCCTCTGTTGGGACTGTCCTCGTGTCCTAGGAGTACTATCCACTTCTAGGTCCTTTG GGGATTACCTTCTGAAGCCATACGTCAGCTCGGATCCCGAACTTACGGTGACTGGTCGCACCGAGAAGGATGAGTTCCTGATACTAGCAAGCGATGGGCTGTGGGATGTCATATCGAGCGAGATGGCATGCAGGGTGATCGGGAAATGCCTTGAGGTCTTGGCATCCGATGGTTACCCATGTGGAGTGGCTAATTCTGCTGCTAAAGAAGCAGCTGCTGTGTTGGTCAGACTTGCCATTTCTCGGGGCAGCGTAGACAACATCAGTGTGGTGGTGGTAAAGCTCTAA
- the LOC135631638 gene encoding non-specific lipid-transfer protein A-like, whose protein sequence is MLRASSYTHTDCGIAQTAFGECVPYVAGKDPSLSHQCCSAVRDIKELTPTAKDRRAICACLVQELKDAGGSVDSSKAKGLAGGCGVSTNVIPTSLSFDCSKIA, encoded by the exons ATGCTGAGGGCGTCGTCGTACACGCACACGGACTGCGGGATAGCGCAGACGGCGTTCGGTGAATGCGTGCCATACGTGGCCGGGAAAGACCCGTCGCTCTCACACCAGTGTTGCAGCGCCGTCAGGGACATCAAGGAGCTGACACCCACGGCGAAGGACCGCCGGGCGATCTGCGCATGCCTCGTGCAAGAACTCAAAGATGCCGGAGGTTCTGTCGACTCGTCAAAGGCCAAAGGCCTTGCGGGGGGTTGTGGCGTCTCCACCAACGTCATCCCCACCAGCCTCAGCTTTGACTGCTCCAA GATTGCATGA
- the LOC103976488 gene encoding ABC transporter D family member 2, chloroplastic, producing MAFPFMVSAPASAAQPLLLIPLPPQRLSATCPSTRPSSSLLHRTKISLPPPSLPPLMPLRCRRVVRSSAAAESSDSSNEGKDKDDQRVGSDLKTLLKRFWKVAAPYWSSEDKVQARLRLAAVFALTLGTTGISVGFNFLGRDFYNALANKDQEQFTKQLLYYLGGFAGGIPFFVIRDYARETLSLRWRSWMTSYYMKRYFKNQTFYKIQSQSIIDNPDQRIVDDLSSFTGTALSFSLILFNAAVDLVSFSNILFGIYPPLFGVLLVYSLGGTAISVFLGKGLVTLNFMQEKKEADFRYGLVRVRENAESIAFYGGEGNEMQLLLQRFRRAFENLTELLISSRNLEFFTNGYRYLIQILPAAVVAPMYFSGKIEFGVINQSVSAFNHILSDFSLIVFQFQSISAFSAVIDRLGEFDDILDDNESYITEHESNDEVNILFIDNKDPSLLVSNGYVPQVEHHQLLKIQNLTLQTPRRKNILITDLSLEINEKDHLLVMGPSGSGKTSFLRALAGLWNTGKGNVIFYVEDAGKHARSVSADTDSSKSEDVLKTEEEQRPKNRRPSSVFFLPQKPYMVLGTLRQQLLYPTWSEKIHPDLNNSPGSLPFLSQAPSLADEFDKPEKPTIDDMIQVLERVRLGDILSRFNGLDSIYEWSSVLSLGEQQRLAFARLLLSKPKLILLDESTSALDGANEAHLYRQIEAAGITYISVGHRMTLRNYHKNILHISKYDARGSERNWHFEPISQTATEANSTC from the exons atggcttTTCCCTTTATGGTATCAGCTCCTGCTTCTGCTGCTCAGCCACTGTTATTGATTCCACTTCCCCCTCAACGGCTCTCCGCCACGTGCCCTTCAACCcgcccctcttcttctcttcttcaccgCACCAAGATCTCCCTGCCGCCGCCGTCGCTGCCTCCTCTGATGCCGCTCCGCTGTCGGAGGGTTGTCAGGTCGTCGGCTGCTGCTGAGAGCTCCGATTCCTCCAATGAAGGCAAAGATAAG GATGATCAGAGGGTAGGTTCTGATCTCAAGACACTATTGAAGAGATTCTGGAAGGTTGCTGCCCCATATTGGTCATCTGAGGACAAAGTCCAAGCTAGGCTGAGATTGGCTGCTGTATTTGCACTCACCTTGGGAACAACAGGGATTAGCGTTGGATTTAACTTTCTTGGACGTGACTTTTATAATGCACTTGCTA ACAAGGATCAAGAACAATTCACCAAGCAACTTCTCTACTATTTAGGGGGTTTTGCTGGAGGAATTCCG TTCTTTGTTATAAGAGATTATGCAAGAGaaactctttccttgagatggaGATCTTGGATGACGAGCTACTACATGAAACGCTATTTTAAGAACCAGACATTCTATAAAATACAGTCTCAATCAATTATTGACAATCCAGACCAACGGATTGTAGATGATCTAAGTTCTTTTACTGGAACAGCACTTTCATTTTCTTTGATTCTCTTCAACGCAGCTGTTGACTTGGTATCTTTCAGTAACATTCTCTTTGGAATCTATCCACCACTATTTGGTGTACTTCTTGTTTACTCTCTTGGTGGCACAGCTATAAGCGTCTTTCTTGGGAAG GGTTTAGTCACTCTGAATTTCATGCAAGAGAAGAAAGAAGCAGATTTCCGTTATGGACTTGTCAGAGTTAGGGAAAATGCTGAATCTATTGCCTTCTATGGTGGTGAGgggaatgaaatgcaacttctgctgCAGCGATTTAGAAGAGCTTTTGAAAATTTAACT GAACTGTTGATTTCATCTCGTAATCTAGAGTTCTTCACCAATGGATACCGTTATTTAATTCAAATTCTTCCCGCTGCTGTTGTTGCTCCTATGTACTTCTCAGGAAAAATCGAGTTTGGAGTAATCAATCAATCTGTTTCTGCTTTCAACCATATTCTTAGTGATTTTTCACTAATTGTGTTTCAATTTCAGTCAATCAGTGCCTTCTCAGCTGTCATAGATCGTTTGG GGGAATTTGATGATATTTTGGATGACAATGAATCTTACATCACTGAACATGAAAGCAATGATGAGGTTAATATTCTGTTTATTGACAACAAGGATCCATCTTTGTTGGTGTCAAATGGATATGTTCCTCAAGTTGAGCATCATCAGTTACTAAAGATTCAAAATTTGACATTACAAACACCTCGAAGAAAAAATATACTAATAACTGACCTGTCTCTGGAGATCAATGAAAAGGATCATTTGctg GTGATGGGACCTAGTGGAAGTGGTAAGACCTCATTTTTACGAGCTCTTGCTGGTCTATGGAATACTGGTAAAGGAAATGTCATATTCTATGTGGAAGATGCTGGCAAACATGCACGGTCTGTTTCAGCAGATACTGATTCATCAAAGTCAGAAGATGTGCTAAAGACGGAGGAAGAGCAGAGGCCCAAAAACAGGAGACCAAGCAGTGTTTTTTTCCTTCCTCAGAAACCATATATGGTTCTGGGAACACTTCGCCAGCAGCTGCTTTATCCAACTTGGAGTGAAAAAATACACCCTGATTTAAATAACTCCCCTG GTTCTCTGCCCTTCTTGTCTCAAGCACCAAGCTTAGCGGATGAATTTGACAAGCCTGAGAAGCCAACTATTGATGATATGATTCAGGTGCTTGAAAGAGTTCGGCTTGGGGATATCTTGTCTCGTTTCAATGGCTTGGATTCAATCTATGAATGGTCTAGTGTTCTTTCTCTTGGTGAACAACAGCGCCTTGCATTTGCTCGCCTGTTGCTTTCGAAGCCCAAATTGATTTTGTTGGATGAGTCGACAAGTGCATTAGATGGTGCCAATGAG GCTCATTTGTACAGACAGATTGAAGCTGCAGGGATAACATACATCAGCGTTGGACATCGGATGACACTTCGAAACTACCATAAAAACATCTTACACATATCTAAGTATGATGCAAGAGGCAGTGAGCGGAATTGGCACTTTGAGCCCATCAGCCAGACAGCTACAGAGGCAAACTCAACATGTTAA